The following are from one region of the Actinoplanes sp. L3-i22 genome:
- a CDS encoding LytR C-terminal domain-containing protein, translated as MSFARVRALVVVGVLAVAAIVFVIVALVRDKQADIASGANCPDGAPLADVRLPDDPAEVTLKVLNGTAQAGLADSVSTEFKNRRFTVQTPGKSKTKYKGVAEIRFGPDAVGKAQLVQAYFLAQSDLVYNAKRKGAVVEIVIGSKFQSLATTTEVNQSLVEIGEPTLPPGACVKPVTKKAEDD; from the coding sequence ATGAGCTTTGCGCGCGTCCGAGCGCTCGTCGTCGTCGGCGTGCTCGCCGTGGCCGCAATTGTCTTCGTCATCGTCGCGCTGGTGCGCGACAAGCAGGCGGACATCGCCAGCGGAGCCAACTGTCCCGACGGCGCCCCTCTCGCCGACGTGCGACTGCCGGACGACCCGGCCGAGGTGACCCTGAAGGTTCTCAACGGCACCGCGCAGGCCGGCCTGGCGGACAGTGTGTCCACCGAGTTCAAGAACCGCCGGTTCACCGTGCAGACCCCCGGCAAGAGCAAGACGAAGTACAAGGGCGTGGCGGAGATCCGCTTCGGCCCGGATGCGGTCGGCAAGGCCCAGCTCGTCCAGGCGTACTTCCTCGCCCAGTCCGACCTGGTCTACAACGCCAAGCGTAAGGGCGCGGTCGTCGAGATCGTGATCGGAAGCAAGTTCCAGTCCCTCGCGACCACCACCGAGGTCAACCAGTCGCTGGTCGAGATCGGCGAGCCGACCCTGCCGCCGGGCGCCTGCGTCAAGCCGGTCACCAAGAAGGCCGAGGACGACTGA
- a CDS encoding DUF3159 domain-containing protein produces MTPGNEPRHVAHESVEERLAEDIVEELDLHPVEPEPAEEELPPLSEQIAEQLGGVRGLIESSVPVLAFVLFNVLLGESVAGLDKRTALLWAIIGSVGSAVAIGGVRLARKQPVRHAVNGLFGIALGAYFAWKSGDAKNFYLPGILLTFGQAAALLVSVVVRKPLIGYAWGIMANKGRQDWFGNARLFRTFQWLTLVWVVSLMIRAGIQFYLWSLGEANALGIVRILISWPIYAATFAFTAWAIHRVTSTPKAEEAVA; encoded by the coding sequence GTGACACCCGGCAACGAGCCGCGCCACGTGGCGCACGAAAGCGTCGAGGAGCGGCTCGCCGAGGACATCGTCGAGGAGCTCGATCTGCATCCGGTCGAGCCGGAGCCCGCGGAGGAAGAGCTCCCGCCGCTCAGCGAGCAGATCGCCGAGCAGCTCGGCGGCGTGCGCGGCCTGATCGAGTCGAGCGTCCCGGTGCTCGCCTTCGTGCTGTTCAACGTGCTGCTCGGCGAGTCGGTGGCCGGCCTGGACAAGCGCACCGCGCTGCTCTGGGCGATCATCGGCTCGGTCGGCTCGGCGGTCGCCATCGGCGGTGTCCGGCTGGCTCGCAAGCAGCCGGTCCGGCACGCGGTGAACGGGCTGTTCGGCATCGCCCTGGGGGCGTACTTCGCCTGGAAGAGCGGCGACGCGAAGAACTTCTACCTGCCCGGCATCCTGCTCACCTTCGGCCAGGCGGCGGCGCTGCTGGTGTCGGTGGTGGTCCGCAAGCCGCTGATCGGGTACGCGTGGGGCATCATGGCCAACAAGGGCCGGCAGGACTGGTTCGGCAACGCCCGGCTGTTCCGTACGTTCCAGTGGCTCACCCTGGTCTGGGTGGTCTCCCTGATGATCCGCGCCGGCATCCAGTTCTACCTGTGGAGCCTCGGCGAGGCGAACGCGCTGGGCATCGTCCGGATCCTGATCAGCTGGCCGATCTACGCCGCGACGTTCGCCTTCACCGCCTGGGCCATCCACCGGGTGACCTCGACGCCGAAGGCCGAGGAGGCGGTCGCCTAG
- a CDS encoding inositol monophosphatase family protein: protein MSEISPGSSPEELLSIAVRVAREAAATARRMRAEAIGDVQTKSTDTDVVTAADKAVERQVVETLRDERPGDTVLGEEYGGSASAAPGAVRWILDPIDGTVNYLYGLPQYAVSLAAEVDGEVVAGVVRNAATGDEWTATRGGGAWRDGRRLSCSTEAVLGQALVGTGFGYDARRRAHQGRVFAQMITRVRDIRRLGAASLDLCLAAEGKLDAFFEKGLNPWDHAAGGLIAAEAGMVVSGLNGVPAGPEMVLLAPPALFPALHALLVEVDAAGGP, encoded by the coding sequence GTGAGCGAGATTTCTCCGGGCTCGTCGCCCGAGGAGCTGCTGTCGATCGCCGTCCGGGTGGCGCGGGAGGCGGCTGCCACCGCGCGCCGCATGCGGGCTGAGGCGATCGGCGACGTGCAGACCAAGAGTACCGACACCGACGTGGTGACCGCGGCCGACAAGGCCGTCGAGCGGCAGGTGGTCGAGACGCTGCGGGACGAGCGGCCCGGCGACACGGTGCTCGGTGAGGAGTACGGCGGCTCCGCGAGCGCCGCGCCGGGCGCGGTCCGGTGGATCCTGGATCCGATCGACGGCACCGTCAACTACCTGTACGGCCTGCCGCAGTACGCGGTCTCGCTGGCCGCCGAGGTCGACGGCGAGGTGGTGGCCGGCGTGGTCCGCAACGCGGCGACCGGCGACGAGTGGACCGCGACCCGGGGCGGCGGCGCCTGGCGGGACGGGCGGCGGCTGAGCTGCTCCACGGAGGCCGTGCTGGGCCAGGCGCTGGTCGGCACCGGGTTCGGCTACGACGCCCGCCGGCGGGCCCATCAGGGCCGTGTCTTCGCCCAGATGATCACCCGTGTGCGGGACATCCGGCGCCTCGGCGCGGCGTCCCTCGACCTCTGCCTGGCCGCGGAGGGCAAACTGGACGCGTTCTTCGAGAAAGGTCTCAACCCGTGGGATCATGCGGCCGGTGGGCTGATCGCGGCCGAGGCCGGGATGGTCGTGTCCGGCCTGAACGGCGTCCCGGCCGGTCCGGAGATGGTGCTGCTGGCCCCGCCGGCGCTCTTCCCGGCCCTGCACGCGTTGTTGGTGGAGGTGGACGCCGCGGGCGGCCCGTGA
- a CDS encoding DUF3710 domain-containing protein produces the protein MFSRKRGAAKHVRAADAPPSKALAQSLASDGDAPAPEFGPWDAEHAPGDVQRLDLGSLLIPAIEGVEVRVQANPEGGVEQVVLVDGESALQLGVFAAPKTEGIWAEVREEISSAMIADGVEAREVTGRYGIELVARVTTPDGPADVRFVGVDGPRWMVRALFQGAAAADPAREGVLGVALEGLVVVRDNEPRPVREPLPLRLPAEMAEQNPAQQV, from the coding sequence ATGTTCTCCCGTAAGCGCGGTGCCGCCAAGCACGTACGCGCGGCCGACGCGCCGCCCTCGAAGGCGCTCGCCCAGAGCCTGGCGTCGGACGGGGACGCCCCGGCGCCCGAGTTCGGCCCGTGGGACGCCGAGCACGCCCCCGGTGACGTGCAGCGTCTCGACCTGGGCAGCCTGCTGATCCCGGCGATCGAGGGGGTCGAGGTGCGGGTGCAGGCCAACCCGGAGGGCGGCGTCGAGCAGGTCGTCCTGGTGGACGGCGAGAGCGCCCTGCAGCTCGGGGTGTTCGCCGCGCCGAAGACCGAGGGCATCTGGGCCGAGGTGCGCGAGGAGATCTCCTCCGCGATGATCGCCGACGGCGTCGAGGCCCGCGAGGTGACCGGGCGGTACGGCATCGAGCTGGTCGCCCGGGTGACCACCCCGGACGGCCCGGCCGACGTCCGGTTCGTCGGCGTCGACGGCCCGCGCTGGATGGTCCGGGCGCTGTTCCAGGGTGCCGCGGCCGCCGACCCGGCCCGCGAGGGCGTGCTCGGCGTGGCGCTGGAGGGCCTGGTCGTGGTCCGGGACAACGAGCCCCGCCCGGTTCGTGAGCCGCTGCCGCTGCGACTGCCGGCCGAGATGGCCGAGCAGAACCCCGCGCAGCAGGTTTGA
- a CDS encoding DUF3093 domain-containing protein, whose protein sequence is MTPQPPARTAETHQERLGLPWWAWPASLLTGAVLATELSLGVPDLPGWLPYAILLPLALVLIFPLGRLRVAVQDDEFLVDDARLPARVIADVVALDQAGKREALGVGAHPYAFVVQRPWIGTAVQVLLDDPDDPTPYWIVSTRRPVELATALLAISRRERAAQAS, encoded by the coding sequence GTGACACCCCAGCCCCCGGCCCGCACCGCGGAGACCCATCAGGAGCGCCTCGGCCTGCCGTGGTGGGCGTGGCCCGCGAGCCTGCTGACCGGCGCCGTCCTGGCCACCGAGCTGAGCCTCGGGGTGCCCGACCTGCCGGGCTGGCTGCCCTACGCGATCCTGCTGCCGCTCGCACTGGTGCTCATCTTCCCGCTCGGCCGGCTGCGTGTCGCCGTACAGGATGATGAATTCCTGGTCGACGACGCGCGACTGCCCGCCCGGGTGATCGCCGACGTGGTCGCCCTGGACCAGGCCGGCAAGCGTGAGGCGCTGGGCGTCGGCGCGCATCCGTACGCCTTCGTCGTCCAGCGCCCGTGGATCGGCACCGCCGTGCAGGTCCTCCTCGACGACCCGGACGATCCGACGCCGTACTGGATCGTCAGCACCCGCCGGCCGGTCGAGCTGGCCACCGCACTGCTCGCGATCAGCCGTCGAGAGCGCGCCGCTCAGGCTTCTTGA
- a CDS encoding RNA polymerase sigma factor, with the protein MTEAHQNGADVRSLTEALITHAQGAGGQLTSAQVAHTLESAAVNPAQAKKILRGLVDAGITVVVDGSVSTRRTKVAAARSATPASKATTAKAAPVKKTTSAPKQAAPAGDKPAPVRKATAAAAKAVPAKKAATAKASPAKAAKPGEEGPEGEEIDPEELAAAIEDVVVEEPAAVVAAAAADAASSATDGDFEWDDEESEALKQARRDAELTASADSVRAYLKQIGKVPLLNAEQEVELAKRIEAGLYAAERLRAAEEGEEALERNFERDLKWINRDGERAKNHLLEANLRLVVSLAKRYTGRGMAFLDLIQEGNLGLIRAVEKFDYTKGYKFSTYATWWIRQAITRAMADQARTIRIPVHMVEVINKLGRIQRELLQDLGREPTPEELAKEMDITPEKVLEIQQYAREPISLDQTIGDEGDSQLGDFIEDSEAVVAVDAVSFSLLQDQLQQVLQTLSEREAGVVRLRFGLTDGQPRTLDEIGQVYGVTRERIRQIESKTMSKLRHPSRSQVLRDYLD; encoded by the coding sequence GTGACAGAAGCCCACCAGAACGGTGCCGACGTTCGCTCTCTCACCGAGGCCTTGATCACCCATGCTCAGGGTGCTGGCGGGCAGCTCACATCGGCTCAGGTAGCGCACACGCTGGAGTCCGCCGCAGTCAATCCCGCACAGGCCAAGAAGATCCTGCGCGGGCTGGTGGACGCCGGCATCACCGTCGTCGTCGACGGCTCGGTCAGCACCCGGCGTACCAAGGTGGCGGCAGCCCGCTCCGCCACCCCCGCGTCGAAGGCGACCACCGCCAAGGCCGCCCCGGTGAAGAAGACGACGTCCGCTCCGAAACAGGCCGCCCCGGCCGGGGACAAGCCCGCGCCGGTGCGCAAGGCCACCGCGGCCGCCGCCAAGGCCGTCCCCGCCAAGAAGGCCGCCACCGCCAAGGCCTCCCCGGCCAAGGCCGCCAAGCCCGGCGAGGAGGGTCCCGAGGGCGAGGAGATCGACCCCGAGGAACTCGCCGCCGCCATCGAGGACGTGGTGGTCGAGGAGCCGGCAGCGGTGGTCGCGGCCGCCGCGGCCGACGCCGCCAGCTCGGCCACCGACGGCGACTTCGAGTGGGACGACGAGGAGTCCGAGGCCCTCAAGCAGGCCCGCCGGGACGCCGAGCTGACCGCCTCGGCCGACTCGGTCCGCGCCTACCTCAAGCAGATCGGCAAGGTTCCGCTGCTCAACGCGGAGCAGGAGGTCGAGCTCGCCAAGCGGATCGAGGCCGGTCTCTACGCCGCCGAGCGGCTGCGCGCCGCCGAGGAGGGCGAGGAGGCGCTCGAACGCAACTTCGAGCGCGACCTCAAGTGGATCAACCGGGACGGCGAGCGGGCGAAGAATCACCTGCTCGAGGCGAACCTGCGGCTCGTGGTCTCGCTGGCCAAGCGGTACACCGGTCGTGGCATGGCGTTCCTGGACCTGATCCAGGAGGGCAACCTCGGCCTGATCCGCGCGGTCGAGAAGTTCGACTACACCAAGGGCTACAAGTTCTCGACCTACGCGACGTGGTGGATCCGCCAGGCCATCACCCGCGCGATGGCCGACCAGGCCCGCACCATCCGCATCCCGGTGCACATGGTCGAGGTCATCAACAAGCTCGGCCGCATCCAGCGTGAGCTGCTCCAGGACCTGGGCCGCGAGCCCACCCCGGAAGAGCTCGCCAAGGAAATGGACATCACGCCGGAGAAGGTGCTGGAGATCCAGCAGTACGCGCGTGAGCCCATCTCGCTGGACCAGACCATCGGCGACGAGGGCGACAGCCAGCTCGGTGACTTCATCGAGGACTCCGAGGCGGTCGTCGCGGTCGACGCGGTCTCCTTCTCGCTGCTGCAGGACCAGCTCCAGCAGGTCCTGCAGACGCTCTCCGAGCGGGAGGCGGGCGTGGTCCGGCTGCGGTTCGGCCTGACCGACGGGCAGCCGCGCACCCTGGACGAGATCGGCCAGGTGTACGGCGTGACCCGCGAGCGGATCCGTCAGATCGAGTCCAAGACGATGTCGAAGCTCCGGCACCCGTCACGGTCGCAGGTTCTGCGCGACTACCTCGACTAG
- a CDS encoding TrkA family potassium uptake protein translates to MRIAIAGAGNVGRSIAQELIGNGHEVMLIEKQPRQLCPERVPQAQWILADACELSSLEEADVASCDVVVAATGDDKANLVVSLLAKTEFAVARVVARVNRAENEWLFNEQWGVDVAVSKPRLMAALVEEAVTVGDLVRLMTFRQGEANLVEITLPRNAPYEGKPIRAVPMPRDAALVAILRGKRVVVPTPDDTLEAGDELIFVCTTEVEDQIRAVVLGEKAAD, encoded by the coding sequence ATGCGGATCGCCATCGCGGGAGCCGGCAACGTCGGCCGCTCGATCGCCCAGGAGCTGATCGGCAACGGTCACGAGGTGATGCTGATCGAGAAGCAGCCGCGCCAGCTCTGCCCGGAGCGGGTGCCCCAGGCGCAGTGGATCCTCGCCGACGCCTGCGAGCTGAGCAGCCTGGAGGAGGCCGACGTCGCGTCCTGCGACGTGGTGGTCGCCGCGACCGGCGACGACAAGGCCAACCTGGTGGTCTCGCTGCTGGCCAAGACCGAGTTCGCGGTCGCCCGGGTGGTGGCCCGGGTGAACCGGGCGGAGAACGAGTGGCTCTTCAACGAGCAGTGGGGCGTCGACGTGGCGGTCAGCAAGCCGCGTCTGATGGCCGCCCTGGTCGAGGAGGCGGTGACGGTCGGCGACCTGGTCCGGCTGATGACCTTCCGGCAGGGTGAGGCCAACCTGGTGGAGATCACCCTGCCGCGGAACGCGCCCTACGAGGGCAAGCCGATCCGGGCGGTGCCGATGCCGCGGGACGCGGCGCTGGTCGCCATCCTGCGCGGCAAGCGCGTGGTGGTGCCGACGCCGGACGACACGCTGGAGGCCGGCGACGAGCTGATCTTCGTCTGCACCACCGAGGTGGAGGACCAGATCCGCGCCGTGGTGCTGGGCGAGAAGGCCGCCGACTAG
- a CDS encoding APC family permease: MASTTSLAKRLLLGRPFRSDKLQHTLLPKRIALPVFASDALSSVAYAPDEILLTLSIAGAAAFAISPWVTLAVAVVMVTVVASYRQNVHAYPSGGGDYEVATVNLGPRAGLGVASALLVDYILTVAVSVSSGVNNLGSVVPWVADNRVGIAIAAVTLLTALNLRGLREAGVAFAIPTYLFIVVILGMIATGLFRIFILGEDLRAPSAGLTITAESSHLTSFAFVFLLLRTFSSGCAALTGVEAISNGVPAFKPPKSKNAATTLMLLGGLAIVMLAGIVSLARMTHLQYVEDPTTQIVANAGFYEQKTVTAQLAQTVFGDGSFLFLLTGGITALILFLAANTAFNGFPVLGSILAQDRYLPRQFHTRGDRLAFSNGIVFLAGAAIVLIVAFGAETTRLIQLYIVGVFVSFTLSQGGMIRHWNRLLKIQRDPERRRRMIRSRAINTFGMGLTGAVLIVVLITKFLLGAWIAIAAMIVFYVLMLAIHRHYTRVAEELQPTEERPVLPSRNHAVILVSKVHQPTLRAVAYAQATRPDTITAVTVNVDDKDTRAIQAEWERRELSVSLTVVDSPYREITKPIIDFVKGVRRASPRDVVSVFVPEYVVGRWWENLLHNQSALRIKGRLLFEPGVMVTSVPWQLRSSQDRDLERLDRGLSRAPARGPRVRPVEPEPVPDQTGGDKP; this comes from the coding sequence GTGGCAAGTACCACCTCCCTCGCCAAGCGGCTGCTCCTAGGCCGGCCGTTCCGCTCGGACAAGCTTCAGCACACGCTGCTGCCCAAGCGGATCGCCCTGCCGGTGTTCGCCAGCGACGCCCTCTCGAGCGTGGCGTACGCCCCCGACGAGATCCTGCTGACCCTCTCGATCGCCGGGGCGGCCGCTTTCGCGATCTCGCCCTGGGTGACGCTGGCGGTCGCCGTGGTGATGGTGACCGTGGTCGCCAGCTACCGGCAGAACGTGCACGCCTACCCGTCCGGCGGTGGCGACTACGAGGTGGCCACCGTCAACCTCGGACCGCGCGCCGGCCTGGGGGTGGCCAGTGCGCTGCTGGTCGACTACATCCTCACGGTCGCGGTGTCGGTCTCGTCCGGGGTGAACAACCTGGGCTCGGTGGTGCCCTGGGTGGCGGACAACCGGGTCGGCATCGCCATCGCCGCGGTCACCCTGCTCACCGCGCTCAACCTGCGTGGCCTGCGGGAGGCCGGGGTGGCGTTCGCGATCCCGACGTACCTCTTCATCGTGGTGATCCTGGGAATGATCGCCACGGGCCTGTTCCGGATCTTCATCCTGGGCGAGGACCTGCGCGCACCCAGCGCCGGCCTGACCATCACGGCGGAGTCCAGCCACCTCACCAGCTTCGCGTTCGTCTTCCTGCTGCTGCGGACGTTCTCGTCGGGCTGCGCCGCGCTCACCGGTGTCGAGGCGATCTCCAACGGGGTGCCCGCCTTCAAGCCGCCGAAGAGCAAGAACGCCGCGACCACGCTGATGCTGCTCGGCGGCCTGGCGATCGTGATGCTGGCCGGCATCGTGTCGCTGGCCCGGATGACCCACCTGCAGTACGTCGAGGACCCGACCACCCAGATCGTGGCGAACGCCGGGTTCTACGAGCAGAAGACGGTCACCGCGCAGCTCGCCCAGACGGTGTTCGGCGACGGCTCGTTCCTCTTCCTGCTGACCGGCGGGATCACCGCGCTGATCCTGTTCCTCGCCGCGAACACCGCGTTCAACGGCTTCCCGGTGCTCGGCTCGATCCTGGCCCAGGACCGGTACCTGCCCCGCCAGTTCCACACCCGGGGTGACCGGCTGGCCTTCAGCAACGGCATCGTCTTCCTGGCCGGCGCCGCGATCGTGCTGATCGTCGCGTTCGGCGCGGAGACCACCCGGCTGATCCAGCTCTACATCGTCGGCGTGTTCGTGTCGTTCACGCTGTCCCAGGGCGGCATGATCCGGCACTGGAACCGGCTGCTGAAGATCCAGCGCGATCCGGAACGCCGGCGCCGGATGATCCGGTCCCGGGCGATCAACACGTTCGGGATGGGCCTGACCGGCGCGGTCCTGATCGTCGTCCTGATCACGAAGTTCCTGCTCGGCGCGTGGATCGCGATCGCCGCGATGATCGTCTTCTACGTGCTGATGCTGGCCATCCACCGGCACTACACCCGGGTGGCCGAGGAGCTGCAGCCCACCGAGGAGCGCCCGGTGCTGCCGTCCCGCAACCACGCGGTGATCCTGGTCAGCAAGGTGCACCAGCCGACGTTGCGGGCCGTCGCGTACGCCCAGGCGACCCGGCCGGACACGATCACCGCGGTCACCGTGAACGTGGACGACAAGGACACCCGGGCGATCCAGGCCGAGTGGGAGCGCCGGGAGCTGTCGGTGTCGTTGACGGTGGTCGACTCGCCGTACCGGGAGATCACCAAGCCGATCATCGACTTCGTGAAGGGCGTGCGCCGCGCCTCACCGCGCGACGTGGTCAGCGTCTTCGTCCCGGAGTACGTGGTCGGCCGCTGGTGGGAGAATCTGCTGCACAACCAGAGCGCGCTGCGGATCAAGGGGCGCCTGCTCTTCGAGCCGGGCGTGATGGTCACCAGCGTGCCCTGGCAACTGCGGTCCAGCCAGGACCGTGACCTGGAGCGCCTGGACCGTGGGCTGAGCCGGGCCCCGGCACGTGGCCCCCGGGTCCGTCCGGTGGAACCGGAGCCCGTTCCCGATCAGACTGGCGGCGACAAACCATGA
- a CDS encoding OB-fold nucleic acid binding domain-containing protein, protein MTTEERTGLRRFLDRLTATDSELDAQELQRDAAKCGAMPAGQCRRGQVVSVSGRLRTVAYTPRTNLPTLEADLWDGSDVVTLVFLGRRSIAGIEPGRQLTARGRIAIRDDRKVIYNPFYELEAPR, encoded by the coding sequence ATGACCACCGAGGAGCGCACCGGCCTGCGCCGGTTCCTGGATCGGTTGACCGCGACCGACTCCGAGCTTGACGCTCAGGAGCTGCAACGGGACGCGGCCAAATGCGGAGCCATGCCCGCCGGCCAGTGCCGGCGGGGTCAGGTCGTTTCGGTGTCCGGGCGACTGCGCACCGTGGCGTACACTCCACGGACCAACCTGCCGACCCTGGAGGCCGACCTCTGGGACGGCAGCGACGTGGTCACGCTGGTCTTCCTGGGCCGCCGGTCGATCGCCGGCATCGAGCCCGGGCGCCAGCTCACCGCGCGTGGCCGGATCGCGATCCGCGACGACCGCAAGGTCATCTACAACCCGTTCTACGAGCTGGAGGCGCCGCGGTGA
- a CDS encoding TrkA family potassium uptake protein → MHVVIMGCGRLGSTLAHSLDARGHHVAVIDQNADAFRRLGPDFGGITVNGIGFDRGVLQSAGIERADAFAAVSSGDNSNIISARLARETFGVSRVVARIYDAKRAQVYERLGIPTVATIRWAADRMFRYLVPEGHNEVFRDPTSVVSIVEAPLHADWVGRTVKSLEEGTGARVAYVARFGMGALAQPSTVLQDGDQVFMLVTDETVNRVLDIAGRAGNEGH, encoded by the coding sequence GTGCACGTGGTGATCATGGGGTGCGGCCGGCTCGGCTCCACGCTGGCGCACAGCCTCGACGCGCGCGGCCATCACGTGGCCGTGATCGATCAGAACGCGGACGCCTTCCGGCGCCTGGGCCCGGATTTCGGCGGCATCACGGTGAACGGGATCGGCTTCGACCGGGGCGTGCTGCAGTCCGCCGGCATCGAACGGGCGGACGCCTTCGCCGCGGTCTCCAGCGGCGACAACTCCAACATCATCTCGGCCCGGCTGGCCCGCGAGACGTTCGGCGTCTCCCGCGTGGTCGCCCGGATCTACGACGCCAAGCGCGCCCAGGTGTACGAACGTCTCGGCATCCCCACCGTGGCCACCATCCGCTGGGCCGCCGACCGGATGTTCCGCTACCTCGTGCCCGAGGGCCACAACGAGGTGTTCCGCGACCCGACCAGCGTGGTCAGCATCGTCGAGGCGCCGCTGCACGCCGACTGGGTGGGCCGCACGGTCAAGTCCCTGGAGGAGGGGACCGGCGCCCGGGTGGCCTACGTGGCCCGGTTCGGGATGGGCGCGCTCGCCCAGCCGTCCACCGTGCTGCAGGACGGCGACCAGGTCTTCATGCTGGTCACCGACGAGACCGTGAACCGGGTTCTGGACATCGCCGGGCGCGCCGGGAACGAGGGGCACTGA
- a CDS encoding DUF4193 domain-containing protein produces MATDYDAPRRDEVDLGEDSLEELKSRRADSQSGSVDVDEVEVAESFELPGADLADEELTVKVLPMQTDEFRCSRCFLVHHRSQLATERNGELICRECA; encoded by the coding sequence ATGGCCACCGACTACGACGCCCCGCGTCGCGATGAGGTCGACCTCGGCGAGGACAGCCTCGAGGAGCTGAAGTCCCGTCGTGCTGACTCCCAGTCCGGCTCGGTGGACGTGGACGAGGTCGAGGTGGCGGAGAGCTTCGAGCTGCCCGGCGCCGACCTCGCCGACGAGGAACTGACCGTCAAGGTGCTGCCGATGCAGACCGACGAGTTCCGCTGCTCGCGCTGTTTCCTCGTGCACCACCGCAGCCAGCTGGCGACCGAGCGGAACGGGGAGCTGATCTGCCGCGAGTGCGCCTGA
- the dut gene encoding dUTP diphosphatase, with protein sequence MTDVVIQVRRIDPDLPLPAYAHPGDAGADLVAAEDAEIAPGSWVKVRTGIAIALPEGFVGLVHPRSGLAARLGVTVLNAPGTVDAGYRGEILVNLINHDRAQTVKISRGDRIAQLVVQRVERAVFHAVDTLDDTTRGTGGHGSTGGHQAL encoded by the coding sequence TTGACCGACGTAGTCATCCAGGTCCGCCGGATCGACCCGGATCTCCCTCTGCCGGCCTACGCGCACCCCGGTGACGCGGGCGCCGACCTGGTCGCCGCGGAGGACGCGGAGATCGCGCCGGGATCCTGGGTCAAGGTCCGGACCGGCATCGCGATCGCTCTCCCGGAGGGCTTCGTCGGGCTGGTTCATCCACGTTCCGGACTTGCCGCCCGACTGGGCGTGACGGTGCTCAACGCGCCCGGTACGGTCGACGCCGGTTACCGTGGCGAGATTCTCGTCAACCTGATCAATCACGACCGGGCACAGACCGTGAAGATCTCCCGTGGCGACCGGATCGCCCAACTCGTCGTCCAGCGGGTGGAGCGGGCGGTGTTCCACGCGGTGGACACCCTCGACGACACCACACGGGGCACGGGCGGGCACGGTTCGACCGGCGGCCACCAGGCCCTCTGA